The Candida dubliniensis CD36 chromosome 5, complete sequence genome has a window encoding:
- a CDS encoding HAP CCAAT-binding (Hap2/3/4/5) transcriptional modulator complex subunit, putative (Similar to S. cerevisiae HAP5;~In S. cerevisiae: subunit of the heme-activated, glucose-repressed Hap2/3/4/5 CCAAT-binding complex, a transcriptional activator and global regulator of respiratory gene expression; required for assembly and DNA binding activity of the complex): protein MNEDPQSEIMERYNESAYLREDQLSQFDQNNIVVKEEQTHIQDHHPSESGSHPDELQDQGIHTVIDEHEDQVSTQNIVDEEELLAAQAAAEAAAAAQQQQPGDVFNNVAQGLSGKHRDMMMQYWQETINSIEHDEHDFKNHQLPLARIKKVMKTDEDVRMISAEAPILFAKGCDVFITELTMRAWIHAEENKRRTLQKSDIAAALTKSDMFDFLIDVVPREEEKPKKSNNSSSRSDTYVNTQQSPQIPEVEEEVPNMLTQDVKNSHSDALQQQILQDQLLQQQLQQEVQQQLQQEVQRQLQEDVSPSGPQQGSQQEEDITNGVDNSNGHNDETTTYQNFNGYQNNY, encoded by the coding sequence ATGAACGAAGACCCACAGTCTGAAATTATGGAAAGATACAATGAGTCAGCTTATTTGAGAGAAGATCAGCTTTCACAGTTTGACCAGAATAATATTGTGGTTAAGGAAGAACAAACACACATACAAGACCACCATCCGTCAGAACTGGGATCACATCCTGATGAATTGCAAGATCAAGGTATACATACTGTCATAGATGAACACGAAGACCAAGTGAGTACTCAAAATATAGTGGATGAAGAAGAGTTACTAGCAGCACAAGCAGCAGCAGaggcagcagcagcagcccaacaacaacaacctgGCGACGTTTTCAACAATGTTGCTCAAGGGTTATCAGGGAAACATCGAGATATGATGATGCAATATTGGCAAGAGACTATAAATTCAATAGAGCACGATGAACACGATTTCAAAAACCATCAGTTACCCTTAGcgagaataaaaaaagtaatGAAGACCGACGAAGATGTGCGAATGATCAGTGCTGAAGCTCCGATATTATTTGCCAAAGGTTGCGACGTGTTTATCACTGAATTGACAATGAGAGCATGGATACACGcagaagaaaacaaaagaaggACATTACAGAAATCAGATATCGCAGCTGCTTTGACCAAGAGTGATATGTTTGATTTTCTAATTGACGTTGTTCCAAGAGAAGAGGAGAAACCCaaaaaatccaataataGTCTGTCGAGGTCGGACACTTATGTAAATACTCAACAATCCCCACAGATACCAGAAGTAGAGGAAGAGGTCCCCAACATGCTTACACAAGATGTCAAGAATTCGCATCTGGATGCattgcaacaacaaatattaCAAGATCAATTATTACAGCAACAGCTACAACAGGAAGTTCAACAGCAGTTGCAACAGGAAGTCCAACGTCAATTACAGGAGGACGTATCACCATCAGGTCCTCAACAAGGTtcacaacaagaagaagatattaCAAATGGGGTAGATAATTCAAACGGTCATAATGATGAAACTACTACTTATCAGAATTTTAACGGTtatcaaaacaattattag
- a CDS encoding carboxypeptidase y inhibitor, putative (Similar to S. cerevisiae DKA1) yields the protein MTLITISQSLDEAYTKHKVIPEVVDQFDTQGLLSIEYGPTELVTLGNTLSVEGTQDVPKIQLTLNSPTQDGKIESISENDKFILVMTDPDAPSNSDHKWSEYLHWLVTDLKLPHTKNEDGEPEISHFIDVKEGRELVPYMGPGPPPKTGKHRYVFLLYKQDPNVGELTAPKDRPNWGTGVPSSGVKDWIEKNAPNSKLLSVNFFFAQNEDN from the coding sequence ATGACTTTAATTACCATTTCTCAATCTTTGGACGAAGCTTACACCAAGCACAAAGTTATCCCTGAAgttgttgatcaatttgataCTCAAGGTTtgttatcaattgaatacGGCCCAACTGAATTGGTCACTTTGGGTAACACTCTTTCGGTTGAAGGTACACAAGACGTtccaaaaattcaattgactCTTAACTCACCAACTCAAGATGGTAagattgaatcaattagtGAAAATGACAAGTTTATCCTTGTTATGACTGACCCAGATGCTCCTTCAAACAGTGATCATAAATGGTCAGAATACTTGCACTGGTTAGTAACAGATTTGAAATTGCCACACACCAAGAATGAAGATGGCGAACCCGAGATCAGTCATTTTATTGACGTCAAAGAAGGAAGAGAATTGGTTCCATATATGGGTCCAGGCCCACCACCAAAGACTGGAAAACATCGTTACGTATTCTTATTGTATAAACAAGATCCAAATGTTGGTGAATTGACTGCTCCAAAAGATAGACCAAACTGGGGTACTGGTGTACCAAGCAGTGGTGTCAAAGATTGGATTGAAAAGAATGcaccaaattcaaaattattaagtgtcaacttcttctttgcTCAAAATGAAgacaattaa
- a CDS encoding pre-mRNA splicing U4/U6aU5 tri-snRNP complex subunit, putative (Similar to S. cerevisiae DIB1), which translates to MGSVFLPHLKTAWHVDQAILSEDDRVVVIRFGREEETQCMLMDEILFSISEKIKNFAVVYLVNLDKVPDFNQMYELDQNPLEPFTIMFFYRNKHMMCDFGTGNNNKLNFMIYDKQEMIDIIETIYRGARKGKGLVMSPKDYSRSAKDI; encoded by the coding sequence atGGGCTCAGTATTTCTCCCACATTTAAAGACAGCATGGCACGTTGACCAAGCGATTCTTTCTGAAGATGATAGAGTAGTTGTTATAAGATTTGGTCGTGAAGAAGAAACTCAGTGCATGTTAATGGATGAAATTCTATTTTCCATATCcgaaaaaatcaaaaattttgcTGTTGTATATTTAGTTAATTTAGACAAAGTTCCTGATTTCAATCAAATGTATGAATTAGATCAAAATCCACTAGAACCATTTACAATAATGTTTTTTTATCGAAATAAACATATGATGTGTGATTTTGGTACGGGGAATAACAACAAGTTGAACTTTATGATTTATGATAAACAAGAGATGATTGATATTATAGAGACAATATACCGAGGAGCAAGAAAAGGTAAAGGTTTAGTAATGAGTCCAAAAGATTATAGTCGTTCAGCTAAAGATATATAA
- a CDS encoding thioredoxin, putative (Similar to S. cerevisiae TRX2;~In S. cerevisiae: isoenzyme of the thioredoxin system which protects cells against oxidative and reductive stress) yields MLQNIETKQQFSSALQNKDDMIVLDFFDECSHCSDLNDKLDEFSNMYGAQNIRFYKVNIEEDRELAEDYKVSSIPTTLFFKKGKVFDKVVGPEPNEIKKVLDKNLLGWSGRPSHSTKT; encoded by the coding sequence atgttgcaaaatattgaaaccaaacaacaattttctTCTGCTTTACAAAACAAGGATGATATGATTgttcttgattttttcGATGAATGTTCACATTGTAGTGACTTGaatgataaattggatGAATTCTCCAATATGTATGGAGCTCAAAATATCCGATTTTATAAAGTAAACATTGAAGAAGATAGAGAATTGGCTGAAGATTATAAGGTATCTTCCATTCCTACCactttatttttcaaaaaggGCAAAGTTTTTGATAAAGTTGTTGGTCCAGAACCAAATGAAATCAAGAAAGTTCTTGACAAGAATTTATTGGGCTGGTCAGGTCGTCCACTGCATTCAACTAAAACATGA
- a CDS encoding dihydroorotase, putative (Similar to S. cerevisiae URA4;~In S. cerevisiae: catalyzes the third enzymatic step in the de novo biosynthesis of pyrimidines, converting carbamoyl-L-aspartate into dihydroorotate) has protein sequence MSEIELGITADMHVHLRDGNMCELITPTVRTGGVAISYVMPNLVPPITTKQQVIDYHNKLSELAPQTTFLMSFYLSKDLTPELIEECADLIHGVKCYPAGVTTNSKYGVDPNDFSAFYPLFETMQKHGIVLNIHGEKPGTSEEDEINVINAEPKFLPALKKLHDDFPRLKIILEHCTTSDAVETIRELNSNYKPGDELFVGATITAHHLFLIIDNWAGNPINFCKPVAKFQKDRKALVDAATSGEPWFFFGSDSAPHPIHAKQTHVGVCAGVFTQSHAIGYVAEIFDKANKLENLKKFVSDNGINFYGLSNEILNKHKNESVWLVKRDNKVPEIIGNSNVEVVPFKAGETLKYAIEWR, from the coding sequence ATGtctgaaattgaattaggTATAACTGCTGATATGCATGTTCATCTTCGTGATGGCAACATGTGTGAATTAATTACTCCTACTGTTAGAACAGGAGGTGTTGCCATCTCTTATGTTATGCCAAATTTGGTTCCTCCAATTACAACGAAACAACAAGTTATTGATTATCACAATAAACTTTCTGAATTAGCTCCTCAAACCACCTTTTTAATGTCATTTTATCTTAGTAAAGATTTAACTCCggaattaattgaagaatgTGCCGATTTAATACATGGTGTTAAATGTTACCCAGCAGGAGTTACCACCAATTCCAAATATGGTGTTGATCCTAATGATTTTTCCGCATTTTATCCATTATTTGAAACCATGCAAAAGCACGGAATAGTTTTAAACATTCATGGTGAAAAACCCGGTACTagtgaagaagatgaaatcAATGTAATTAATGCTGAACCAAAATTTTTACCagctttaaaaaaattacatgATGATTTCCCACGTTTGAAAATCATTTTAGAACATTGTACTACTAGTGATGCAGTTGAAACTATTCGTGAATTGAATTCCAATTATAAACCAGGAgatgaattatttgttggTGCTACAATTACTGCtcatcatttatttttgatcATTGACAATTGGGCAGGAAAcccaattaatttttgcAAACCAGTTGCCAAGTTTCAAAAAGATAGGAAAGCACTTGTTGATGCTGCAACTAGTGGAGAACCAtggtttttctttggttCTGATAGTGCACCACATCCTATTCATGCAAAACAAACCCATGTTGGCGTATGTGCTGGTGTTTTCACTCAAAGCCATGCTATTGGTTATGTTGCCGAGATTTTCGATAAAGCCAACAAATTGGagaatttaaagaaatttgttAGTGATAATGGTATTAACTTTTATGGATTATCAAATGAGATTTTGAATAAGCATAAGAATGAGTCAGTTTGGTTGGTTAAAAGAGATAATAAAGTCCCagaaattattggaaataGTAACGTTGAAGTTGTTCCTTTCAAGGCTGGAGAAACTTTGAAGTATGCCATTGAATGGAGATGA